In one Streptomyces sp. NBC_01241 genomic region, the following are encoded:
- a CDS encoding DUF4097 family beta strand repeat-containing protein — translation MPVSTWAIAEPRKLTFDDPVTSLNVRIVGGAVNVVGTDEPTARLEVSAIEGPPLIVTQEGGTLTVAYEGLPWNGFLKWFDRKGWHRSAVVSLAVPAGSAVEVGVVGAGAVVSGIRGRTDVRGVSGDSTLVGLAGPVRAETVSGSVEAQAVTGELRFQTVSGDLTVVEGAGASVRAESISGNMVLDLNPSGKPTDIRLTTVSGEVAIRLPHPADATVEANTTSGAVSNGFEDLRVSGQWGAKKITGTLGAGTGQLRATTVSGSIALLRRPPAEDDAYDAEPTGKVL, via the coding sequence ATGCCTGTGTCGACATGGGCCATCGCCGAACCCCGGAAACTGACCTTCGACGATCCCGTGACGTCACTCAATGTGCGCATCGTCGGGGGCGCGGTCAATGTCGTCGGTACCGATGAACCGACCGCGCGGCTGGAGGTCTCCGCGATCGAGGGCCCGCCGCTGATCGTGACCCAGGAGGGCGGCACTCTCACGGTCGCGTACGAGGGCCTGCCCTGGAACGGCTTCCTCAAGTGGTTCGACCGCAAGGGCTGGCACCGCAGCGCCGTCGTCTCGCTCGCCGTGCCCGCCGGGTCGGCAGTGGAGGTCGGTGTGGTCGGCGCCGGGGCCGTCGTGTCCGGAATCCGCGGGCGTACGGACGTACGGGGCGTCAGCGGCGATTCCACGCTCGTCGGGCTCGCCGGTCCGGTCCGCGCCGAGACGGTCTCCGGCAGCGTAGAAGCCCAGGCCGTCACCGGTGAGCTGCGCTTCCAGACGGTCTCGGGCGATCTGACGGTCGTCGAGGGCGCCGGGGCCTCGGTGCGGGCGGAGTCAATCAGCGGGAACATGGTGCTGGATCTGAACCCGAGCGGGAAGCCCACGGACATCCGGCTGACCACGGTGTCCGGCGAGGTCGCCATCCGGCTGCCGCACCCGGCGGACGCGACGGTCGAGGCGAACACCACGAGCGGCGCCGTCTCCAACGGCTTCGAGGATCTGCGGGTCAGCGGCCAGTGGGGGGCGAAGAAGATCACCGGCACGCTGGGCGCCGGGACCGGGCAGCTGCGGGCGACGACCGTCTCGGGTTCGATCGCCCTGCTGCGCCGCCCACCGGCCGAGGACGACGCGTACGACGCCGAGCCGACCGGAAAGGTGCTCTGA
- a CDS encoding DUF6104 family protein → MYFTDRGIEELEKRRGEEEVTFEWLAEQLRTFVDLNPDFEVPVERLATWLARLDDEDEDE, encoded by the coding sequence ATGTACTTCACCGACCGCGGTATCGAGGAGCTGGAGAAGCGGCGAGGCGAGGAAGAAGTCACTTTCGAGTGGCTCGCCGAGCAGCTCCGTACGTTCGTCGATCTCAATCCCGACTTCGAGGTGCCTGTCGAGCGCCTCGCCACCTGGCTGGCCCGCCTCGACGATGAGGACGAGGACGAGTAG
- a CDS encoding zinc ribbon domain-containing protein, producing MAFDYGLNTLLTGGTLALSGGVQPAVLTDGQPVFLRVDGVLAKADRLRVLAEHLWAKAAHLQTLVDGQAGQGQRPDPLTVVKPAVLRTEHARVSRRRTRLNEQLAKAAARFMVGHARVAHASVIYLEDLRDMEARGKGRTLNIRLSSSVRGQIVAHTRHQAAKYGKRVVIVPARGTSKYCPRCLTAFRHRSAPDRTTPGWKWAICPNQSCGYSAGRDIAAWQRIGARGLQHQHTTVLDRSSGTYLIRRTVEELDQPVRHTTHPGPTTPTDGPQHLNGVADRTKTGPTRNRPVPRQRRRVPAPPTTPAAHTRATDPGGKRPAGRPPQSPTHRTQRRGRRQTPHTMSTPNRHQPHGARLGAGFHLHTHATPVTRRRQPGPQSRSLFHQDQGRAVSPAPPRKT from the coding sequence GTGGCCTTCGACTACGGGCTGAACACCCTCCTCACCGGCGGAACACTGGCCCTGTCCGGCGGTGTCCAGCCAGCCGTCCTCACCGACGGACAACCGGTGTTCCTCCGGGTGGACGGGGTGCTGGCCAAGGCCGACCGACTGCGCGTCCTGGCCGAGCATCTCTGGGCCAAGGCCGCCCACCTGCAGACCCTGGTCGACGGTCAGGCCGGTCAGGGCCAGCGCCCCGATCCGCTCACGGTGGTGAAACCGGCGGTCCTGCGGACCGAACATGCCCGCGTCAGCAGGCGCCGCACCCGGCTGAACGAGCAACTCGCCAAGGCAGCGGCCCGCTTCATGGTCGGGCATGCCCGCGTCGCACACGCGTCGGTGATCTACCTGGAAGACCTGCGGGACATGGAGGCCCGGGGCAAGGGCCGCACCCTCAACATCCGCCTTTCCAGCAGTGTGCGGGGTCAGATCGTCGCCCACACCCGCCACCAGGCTGCCAAGTACGGCAAGCGGGTGGTCATCGTCCCCGCCCGCGGCACCTCCAAGTACTGCCCCAGGTGTCTGACCGCCTTCCGGCACCGCAGCGCCCCGGACCGCACCACACCGGGCTGGAAGTGGGCGATCTGCCCCAACCAATCGTGCGGCTACAGCGCCGGCCGGGATATTGCCGCCTGGCAGAGGATCGGCGCCCGCGGCCTGCAACACCAGCACACAACCGTCCTGGACCGGAGCAGCGGCACGTACCTGATCCGCCGCACCGTCGAGGAGCTGGACCAGCCGGTCCGGCACACCACCCACCCCGGACCCACCACCCCAACCGACGGCCCCCAACACCTCAACGGCGTTGCGGACCGGACGAAGACGGGCCCGACGAGAAACCGCCCTGTGCCCAGGCAGCGACGCAGGGTCCCCGCCCCACCCACAACACCCGCAGCGCATACCCGTGCTACGGACCCGGGTGGAAAGCGTCCGGCGGGGCGGCCGCCCCAGTCACCGACCCACCGCACCCAACGGCGTGGAAGGCGACAGACACCGCACACAATGAGCACCCCCAACCGGCACCAACCGCACGGGGCAAGACTCGGCGCAGGCTTCCACCTGCACACCCACGCCACGCCCGTCACACGACGGAGGCAGCCAGGGCCACAGTCGAGATCACTTTTCCACCAGGACCAAGGCCGGGCCGTAAGCCCAGCCCCACCTAGGAAAACCTAA
- a CDS encoding CU044_2847 family protein: MSDSGARITRIEMPDGTPVWARISGAEELAKPARGPAFTDIGYGDFAEQVQARVESLQAVVTSVARSLAEPLRAVRPDEVSVEFGIELTAKAGKVVGLLADGEAKGGIKVTLTWNGGGPPADPSIPAQSEARGAGRTAPDRGSGARATGHPAGPTPPHPAPHMPPPPASPPVAPPAPTTPPAAPQAPSSSPASPGGPSVGTPDPGPSVGTPDPGASVGTPDPGASAGNPGAGASTGAPARPDGAGAGAGSGS; the protein is encoded by the coding sequence ATGAGTGACAGCGGGGCCCGTATCACACGCATCGAGATGCCGGACGGCACGCCGGTCTGGGCGCGGATCTCCGGGGCGGAGGAGCTGGCGAAGCCCGCCCGGGGTCCGGCGTTCACGGACATCGGGTACGGGGACTTCGCCGAGCAGGTGCAGGCCCGGGTCGAGAGCCTGCAGGCCGTCGTGACCAGCGTCGCGCGCTCGCTCGCCGAGCCGCTGCGGGCGGTGCGGCCCGACGAGGTCAGCGTCGAATTCGGCATCGAGCTCACCGCGAAGGCGGGCAAGGTCGTCGGCCTCCTCGCCGACGGCGAGGCCAAGGGCGGCATCAAGGTCACCCTGACGTGGAACGGTGGGGGCCCGCCCGCCGACCCGTCGATACCGGCGCAGAGCGAGGCGCGCGGGGCGGGACGGACAGCGCCGGATCGCGGTTCCGGGGCGCGGGCCACCGGGCACCCGGCGGGGCCGACGCCCCCGCACCCCGCGCCGCACATGCCGCCCCCGCCCGCCTCGCCGCCCGTGGCCCCGCCCGCCCCCACGACGCCACCGGCCGCACCACAGGCTCCCTCGTCGTCCCCGGCGTCGCCGGGCGGCCCGTCCGTCGGGACTCCGGACCCCGGCCCGTCCGTCGGGACTCCGGACCCCGGCGCGTCCGTCGGGACTCCGGACCCCGGCGCGTCCGCAGGGAATCCGGGCGCCGGGGCATCCACCGGCGCACCGGCGCGTCCGGACGGGGCCGGGGCCGGCGCCGGAAGCGGGTCATGA